In the uncultured Methanobacterium sp. genome, one interval contains:
- a CDS encoding cobaltochelatase subunit CobN: MQKLKYAIIMFFFLCLFTTISSVSAINIYNVTNESYSNYFDSSGHINDTNVVGGDVLDCSGTISNKNMYIDRPLNITSTDKTALFLNGTITILAGGSGTNITNLKINNSLDNCKGIYLLNTENNTIQGNTIHSDGTRGYCIALVGSNHNKIIGNNLSEYETENGWTHSPLVLGDSHYNDIVNNYIVSYCSNCIYLCMYPFADYANENPCTHNNITGNTLFGVDNSYCYAIQVMGGYNTVSNNTITGAYRGVSSEQDTGGNTIIGNTIAATYCGIYVMSNCTVSGNRISGYDSTHSGVTVDGSGAVVSGNVINLAKGYGIELIDSNCLITGNNITTSSNEAIYVNGKRNNNNITTNTINSGSTGILLGDSDKIPKNTVVTGNHINTTSSYAVISTGANNSTITNNYLVSNNGILEGNAAVSFNETDTISDNYGNSPLSKTKTYKITNDNYSTYFDTSGHIINSAVVSGDTFDLSGVFTNKNMIINIPLTITSSDLTAVLINGTIKIVSGGSGTNVTNLVINNSNNEGIGIFLYETENNTIQGNNIHCNGIDGFGIALERSPNNYIIGNTVKTSVRPDTPRTHTAIVLGVSNNNTIMNNYVVSDGADCIYLSGYDSDSRNFKSGGFSYYNKIINNTCVGANTKWCYAIQLMGAYNSVIGNTVTGAYYGISSQNDNGGNVIIANNIAAINMGISFSSNCTVSGNNIYVSGDDPTGIPSGISATGSDALITGNIINLSRGYGIRLTGSNCLISGNNITTCTNEAIYVQGQVTGNTISGNNISSSSTGVILKKQSSNKKPQNTSITDNHITTTSSYAVNSSEAANSSITNNYLVSNNGTSEGNNAVSYTEGDVVSNNYGKTPVVTSKTYKITNDNYSTYFDTSGHIINSAVVSGDTFDLSGIFTNKNMIINIPLTITSSDLTAVLINGTIKIVSGGSGSNVTNLVINNSNEDGIGIFLYETENNTIQGNTIHCNGLYGFGIALVRSPDNYIIGNSVTTSLRTDGKQTHTAIVLGESNNNTLMGNYVESDGANCIYICNVDASLFESSGLSYYNKIINNTCIGVGSETSYAIQVMGAYNSVINNTISGAYRGISSQQDTGGNTIMGNTIAATYNGIYIMSNCTVSGNKITGYDSTHSGITVDGSGAVVSDNVITLVKGYGIELLDSNCLITGNNINTSINEAIYVYGKVTGNNITANTINTNSTGVLLKYKSSSTSKHPSNTIIADNHITTSSGYAVDTREGDTSNVSHNYLVSDNGNKQGNNAVISATSDIVLDNYGKTPITVFNVTDANYNNYFDSNGLLKTHVVTKGSTLQLWGDFYNRNFTINLPVTVVGYGAILHNGTIKITGTGSGTSIYNITIINDNQKGIILFGSENNTIENNTIIVNDSQESYGIYLYDSQNNKIRANKITNTGDFITIGILLYESNNNQIYSNTVNTKGTSIQLPFLSSITLSPDIGVVNEIFPTYGILLLYSSLNNLTANIVTLTSGFTTPTMPNNTCMNSMVGIDLYYDCHNNNVSNNNITVIGNNPFSYGLGVLGAVWGTDSTSAENNVFSGNNVKVNGTYFATGFIAGLGSLNTTFNNNVIDVSAQNYSYGVTLESSTASIISKNIVHTSSDVNYAFELFKSNNNTIEENEILAVGNYSYGVAGSNSNKNTIIKNNITTLGNGSNGSGTYHGDVIPVGNAGIYMIGGSSGDFPNNNISFNRINTTGVYAVNTTGSSNNTITYNYLYSNAGNLQGNSAVSPGPGDVLTGNYGDLSSSISGTVRDAYDNSTGDYVGELADAVPVSGVTVNLRSQSNYNQLISTTTTDSSGAYAFYNLLKGNYTVELIYRTYKTFLQNVTLSNGSITLDHTFIPDIAIIAQYGANGIGQYNKMQALKNMSCRVYTINSYQDSSNDNENRHWMLEYANFILVDMYSLQSPTVTPAEVANSTANSNRMIAYIFGIYSPNFLSGVVGDWNFLGSTEENNTPNTLENTYIGSYWQAQYISDSDVVSKNMRNMLDYIFYLLGESAINPTEVSGRTPVLSTANWGIYHPDYSEDNHMFASFPDPVLINEWIKADPGYNSDGVGSLNWMTNEFVEWSSKYGKYSDTNDLFNAFESWYNSTKQNLTGSFVVIVSYYPGGALVDAMIRAYEAKGVPVFNLFQYSTNPPISELLRELTVGVNGTGPLSRGVIAVNSLYDWSMDYANMTNGTAIDDFDAMNIEIIKAVNSISQYSYTSDFGPQAEWTYAVTIPEFEGVFGAVVVSYTDSNSIEIPIQTGIDKVVQLTIGWATLKEKANQDKKVAIVLYDYPPGKANIAASYLNVFQSLHDLLVEMYDAGYNIGMTKSEIPSAEGLYTIIAEFGNKGSWAQGLLNTYFQDNYANLTANNQLVDLAQYTKWFNELPKTLQDELVAQWGSGLGNVMVYNNQYIVIPGIVCGNVFITVQPSRGWEELVSAEDYHSATLPPHQEYVSFYKWLDEVFQADAVINFGTHGTLEWLPGRQIGLQADDWTFQLSTIPSIYPFITSDPGEGMVAKDRAFALVISHMTPATVASELYGDYVKMQNYITAYMNALKVNATDLAEQYEAKIKDVAVNSLGLNAPAENQTFNEWVNSLDGYLEQLQDDIITLGLHTLGQALQGDDLIQETITIASSRTQILNNIKLLLYPSLSIDYFSMLTDINYRENVSSIKGNLTYYITKLVNGTSLDDLAKEIGINNETSLYANLNFCVKTISQLSTNTELEAIMTALSGGYIVPGLAGDPSWTDCLPTGTSMFSTDSTKMPSEAAWESAKKIVNKQLVQYYQEHGTFPDTVTLIMWGTELLRTEGIGMAQFLYFLGVKPNWEADGTVTGVQLINLSDLTITLDNGTVINRPRIDVLALAVTSNVDWIKLMNDAVYLVNATNESADVNFVKKHYAEVPSLNRVFGLPGNVLEGTGMSDFLPNTSKWDSLSDLSEKAANIVFSRISYAWTANGNKVSVTQDLTTFKYLLKNTDIITQNIDSTWRLLDSSDYYDWLGSAVFLSQSLGANPDVMIPDIRNMNQITIRSLSEELNFETNSMLLNPKYYNALLNEGPSGWLEYASKIENLFAFNAIAKDTNGNNLISDATMNLLANSLLSSAFNVNADYKAFAFQSMAGWLITAYIDGMWNADPNTIKNLMNAYIPAVINYGVVCCHHTCANIDFNNKLIQGSSLSTDQLQQYADILKAATGMTLTVGSKSSQSTDSASSSQSGSASSSSTSSGASSGQSTAGDQPSTSSDTGSESSSDSTGADGSSKSYEVSEKSSSSAPQSSTPIVAIVGVILLVGLVGFGYFGGDIMQFFKK; this comes from the coding sequence ATGCAAAAACTAAAATATGCCATCATCATGTTTTTTTTCTTATGTCTATTTACCACAATCAGTTCAGTTAGTGCAATTAATATTTACAATGTTACTAATGAGTCTTACAGCAATTATTTTGATTCATCGGGTCACATCAATGATACAAATGTCGTTGGTGGGGATGTACTGGACTGTTCAGGAACCATATCCAACAAGAATATGTACATTGATCGTCCCCTGAACATTACCAGCACGGATAAAACTGCTCTTTTTCTCAACGGAACTATAACCATATTAGCTGGCGGTTCCGGGACAAATATCACCAATTTAAAAATTAACAATTCTCTTGATAATTGTAAAGGAATTTATCTTTTAAACACAGAAAACAATACCATACAGGGAAATACAATTCACTCAGATGGTACTAGAGGTTACTGTATTGCCCTGGTGGGATCCAATCACAATAAGATTATTGGGAATAACCTTTCTGAATATGAAACTGAAAATGGTTGGACACATTCACCCCTAGTTCTGGGAGATTCCCACTACAACGATATTGTCAATAATTATATCGTTTCCTATTGTTCCAATTGCATATATTTGTGTATGTATCCTTTTGCTGATTATGCCAATGAAAACCCATGCACTCACAACAATATTACAGGAAACACTCTTTTTGGGGTTGATAATTCATATTGTTATGCCATTCAGGTGATGGGTGGCTATAACACTGTTAGTAATAATACCATCACTGGTGCCTATCGCGGTGTTTCTTCAGAGCAGGATACTGGTGGTAACACCATAATTGGAAATACCATTGCTGCGACTTATTGTGGTATTTATGTCATGTCTAATTGCACTGTTTCCGGGAATAGAATTTCAGGTTATGATTCTACTCACAGCGGGGTCACTGTTGATGGTTCTGGTGCGGTGGTGAGTGGTAATGTTATCAATCTGGCTAAAGGTTATGGGATTGAGTTAATTGACTCTAACTGTCTTATCACTGGAAATAATATTACCACCAGTAGCAACGAGGCTATTTATGTGAACGGAAAAAGGAATAATAATAATATCACCACTAATACTATAAATTCTGGTAGTACTGGTATTTTATTGGGTGATTCTGATAAAATTCCCAAAAACACTGTGGTAACTGGTAATCACATTAACACCACCAGTTCATATGCAGTAATTTCTACAGGGGCTAACAATTCCACAATCACCAACAATTATCTGGTATCAAATAATGGTATTTTGGAAGGTAATGCGGCTGTCAGTTTCAATGAAACGGATACAATTTCCGATAACTATGGAAATAGTCCCCTTAGCAAGACAAAAACGTATAAAATAACCAATGATAATTATTCAACTTATTTTGATACTTCAGGACATATCATTAACTCCGCAGTGGTTTCTGGGGATACCTTTGATTTATCAGGAGTATTTACCAACAAGAATATGATCATTAATATTCCTCTGACTATTACCAGCAGTGATTTGACTGCTGTTTTGATTAATGGTACTATTAAGATTGTGAGTGGTGGTTCAGGGACTAATGTTACTAATCTGGTGATAAATAACAGTAATAATGAGGGTATTGGTATTTTCCTTTATGAAACTGAGAATAACACTATTCAAGGGAATAATATTCATTGTAATGGAATTGATGGGTTTGGAATTGCTTTAGAGCGTTCACCAAATAATTATATTATTGGGAATACAGTTAAAACTTCGGTTCGTCCCGATACACCTAGAACACATACTGCTATTGTGTTGGGTGTGTCCAATAACAATACTATCATGAATAATTATGTGGTAAGTGATGGTGCGGATTGTATTTACCTTTCAGGTTATGATTCAGACTCGCGTAATTTCAAATCTGGTGGATTTAGTTATTATAATAAAATAATCAACAACACTTGTGTTGGTGCGAATACTAAATGGTGTTATGCTATTCAGTTGATGGGTGCTTACAATAGTGTAATTGGTAATACAGTGACTGGAGCTTATTATGGCATTTCTTCCCAGAATGATAATGGGGGTAATGTTATAATTGCCAATAATATCGCTGCGATTAACATGGGTATTTCTTTCTCATCTAATTGCACTGTTTCTGGGAATAATATCTATGTCTCAGGCGATGATCCTACTGGTATCCCTAGTGGTATCAGTGCTACTGGTTCTGATGCTTTGATAACTGGTAATATAATTAACCTGTCTAGAGGTTACGGTATTCGATTAACAGGTTCTAACTGTCTTATCAGTGGGAATAACATAACCACATGCACTAATGAGGCGATTTATGTTCAGGGTCAAGTAACTGGAAACACTATTTCTGGTAACAACATAAGCTCCAGTAGTACTGGTGTTATTCTTAAAAAACAGTCTTCCAATAAAAAACCCCAAAACACCAGCATAACTGATAATCATATAACCACTACCAGTTCATATGCAGTTAATTCCTCCGAAGCTGCTAATTCCAGTATCACCAACAATTATCTGGTATCAAATAACGGCACTTCGGAAGGTAACAATGCAGTTAGTTACACCGAGGGGGATGTTGTTTCGAATAATTATGGTAAAACCCCAGTTGTCACGTCTAAAACCTATAAAATAACCAATGATAATTATTCAACTTATTTTGATACTTCAGGACACATCATTAACTCCGCAGTGGTTTCTGGGGATACCTTTGATTTATCCGGAATATTCACCAACAAGAATATGATCATTAACATTCCTCTGACTATTACCAGCAGTGATTTGACTGCTGTTTTGATTAATGGTACTATTAAGATTGTGAGTGGTGGTTCAGGGAGTAATGTTACTAATCTGGTGATTAATAACAGTAATGAGGATGGTATTGGTATTTTCCTTTATGAAACTGAGAATAACACCATTCAGGGAAATACTATTCATTGTAATGGTCTTTATGGGTTTGGAATTGCTCTCGTTCGTTCACCAGATAATTACATAATTGGAAATAGTGTCACTACTTCGCTTCGCACAGATGGAAAGCAAACTCATACAGCTATTGTACTGGGTGAGTCCAATAATAACACTCTCATGGGTAATTATGTGGAGAGCGATGGTGCTAATTGTATTTACATTTGTAATGTGGATGCAAGTCTTTTTGAATCCAGTGGATTGAGTTATTACAACAAAATAATTAACAACACATGTATAGGTGTCGGCAGTGAAACTTCTTATGCTATTCAGGTTATGGGTGCATATAATAGCGTAATTAACAACACAATTTCCGGTGCTTATCGCGGTATTTCTTCACAGCAGGATACTGGCGGTAACACCATAATGGGAAATACCATTGCTGCTACTTACAATGGTATTTATATCATGTCTAATTGCACTGTTTCCGGAAATAAAATAACGGGTTATGATTCTACTCATAGCGGGATCACAGTTGATGGTTCGGGGGCAGTGGTGAGTGATAATGTCATCACTCTGGTTAAAGGTTACGGGATTGAGTTGCTTGACTCTAACTGTCTTATCACTGGAAATAACATTAACACCAGTATCAATGAGGCGATTTATGTCTATGGTAAGGTTACAGGAAATAACATCACAGCCAATACCATAAACACCAACAGCACAGGAGTGCTACTTAAATATAAATCTTCATCCACATCAAAACATCCGTCTAACACCATTATCGCAGATAATCATATAACCACAAGCAGTGGTTATGCAGTTGATACCAGGGAAGGTGATACCAGTAATGTCAGCCATAATTACCTGGTATCAGATAATGGGAATAAACAGGGTAATAATGCGGTGATTTCAGCCACCAGTGACATTGTTCTGGATAATTATGGCAAAACACCAATAACTGTGTTTAATGTGACTGATGCCAATTACAATAACTACTTTGACAGTAATGGATTATTAAAAACTCATGTGGTAACTAAAGGTAGCACTTTACAGTTGTGGGGAGATTTCTACAACCGAAACTTTACCATCAATCTCCCGGTGACAGTGGTAGGTTATGGTGCCATATTACACAATGGAACCATTAAAATAACAGGAACCGGTTCAGGGACATCCATTTACAATATAACTATAATTAATGATAATCAAAAGGGAATAATCCTCTTTGGATCCGAAAACAACACCATTGAAAACAACACTATAATTGTAAACGATAGTCAGGAAAGTTACGGCATATACTTGTATGATTCACAAAACAACAAAATCAGGGCCAATAAAATCACAAATACCGGTGATTTCATAACTATTGGCATATTACTGTACGAGTCAAACAACAACCAGATCTACTCAAATACTGTCAACACCAAGGGTACCAGTATTCAATTACCATTTTTATCTTCTATAACTCTATCTCCTGATATCGGTGTGGTAAATGAAATATTCCCAACATATGGGATTCTTCTACTGTACTCATCCCTTAACAACCTCACTGCTAACATAGTTACCCTCACATCTGGATTTACCACACCAACCATGCCCAACAACACCTGCATGAACAGTATGGTAGGAATTGACCTTTACTATGACTGCCACAACAACAATGTTTCAAATAACAACATAACTGTAATTGGAAATAACCCTTTCAGTTATGGTCTAGGAGTTTTAGGTGCTGTTTGGGGCACGGATTCCACTTCTGCTGAAAATAATGTTTTTTCGGGTAACAATGTTAAGGTGAATGGAACTTATTTCGCCACTGGGTTTATAGCTGGACTCGGTAGCTTAAACACCACTTTCAATAACAATGTCATAGATGTATCCGCCCAGAACTACAGTTATGGGGTGACTCTAGAATCATCCACTGCCAGCATAATTTCCAAAAACATTGTCCATACATCATCTGATGTTAACTACGCATTTGAGTTATTCAAATCAAATAACAATACAATAGAAGAAAATGAAATATTAGCAGTTGGTAATTACAGTTATGGAGTTGCAGGTTCTAATTCCAATAAAAATACCATCATAAAAAATAACATAACCACATTGGGTAATGGAAGCAATGGTTCTGGAACCTATCATGGTGATGTGATTCCAGTGGGAAATGCAGGTATATACATGATAGGTGGATCTTCAGGAGATTTCCCCAATAACAATATTTCCTTCAATCGGATCAACACAACTGGTGTATACGCAGTAAACACTACCGGATCATCAAATAATACCATCACCTACAATTACCTTTACTCTAATGCTGGTAACCTGCAGGGTAACAGTGCAGTGTCTCCCGGTCCTGGAGATGTTTTAACTGGTAATTATGGTGATTTATCATCAAGTATCAGTGGTACTGTCCGTGATGCCTATGATAATTCAACTGGAGATTATGTGGGCGAACTTGCCGATGCGGTGCCAGTTTCTGGTGTGACAGTCAATTTGAGAAGTCAGAGTAATTATAATCAACTTATTAGCACCACAACTACAGATAGTTCCGGTGCATATGCATTCTACAATTTACTGAAAGGAAATTACACAGTGGAACTCATCTACAGAACTTACAAAACTTTCCTGCAAAATGTAACTCTCAGTAACGGATCCATAACCCTGGACCATACTTTCATCCCGGATATAGCTATTATTGCTCAGTATGGTGCTAATGGCATTGGCCAGTACAATAAGATGCAGGCCCTTAAAAACATGAGCTGCAGGGTTTATACTATCAATAGTTATCAGGACAGTTCAAATGATAATGAAAACAGGCACTGGATGTTAGAATATGCTAATTTCATATTAGTAGATATGTACAGTCTTCAAAGTCCTACGGTTACTCCTGCAGAGGTTGCAAACAGTACAGCCAACAGTAATCGTATGATTGCCTATATTTTTGGAATTTACAGTCCTAATTTCCTTTCAGGTGTTGTGGGGGACTGGAATTTTCTGGGTAGCACTGAGGAGAACAACACTCCCAACACCCTCGAAAATACTTACATAGGTTCTTACTGGCAGGCTCAGTATATAAGTGATTCCGATGTTGTCAGTAAGAACATGCGGAATATGCTGGATTATATTTTCTATTTATTAGGAGAATCTGCTATAAATCCCACTGAAGTATCAGGAAGAACTCCAGTTCTATCCACTGCTAACTGGGGAATTTACCATCCGGATTATTCAGAGGATAACCATATGTTTGCATCGTTCCCTGATCCTGTACTGATAAATGAGTGGATAAAAGCAGATCCTGGTTATAACAGTGATGGAGTGGGAAGTTTGAACTGGATGACCAATGAATTTGTTGAATGGTCTAGTAAATACGGTAAATACAGTGATACCAATGATTTGTTCAATGCATTTGAAAGCTGGTACAATTCCACCAAACAGAATTTAACCGGTTCTTTTGTGGTTATAGTCAGTTATTATCCTGGTGGGGCACTGGTTGATGCCATGATCCGAGCATATGAAGCAAAAGGAGTACCTGTATTTAACCTGTTCCAGTACTCTACCAATCCACCAATAAGTGAATTGTTGCGAGAGTTAACTGTGGGTGTTAATGGCACTGGTCCCTTATCAAGGGGTGTGATTGCTGTTAACTCTTTATATGACTGGTCAATGGATTATGCTAACATGACCAATGGTACAGCAATTGATGATTTCGATGCAATGAATATTGAAATTATTAAGGCAGTAAATTCCATCAGCCAATACAGTTATACCAGTGACTTTGGGCCTCAAGCTGAATGGACCTATGCAGTAACTATTCCTGAATTTGAAGGTGTTTTTGGAGCAGTAGTAGTATCTTATACAGATTCGAATAGTATTGAAATACCTATTCAAACTGGTATAGATAAGGTTGTCCAGTTGACAATAGGTTGGGCTACTCTTAAAGAAAAGGCAAATCAGGATAAAAAAGTTGCAATAGTACTCTATGATTATCCGCCTGGAAAAGCAAATATAGCTGCATCTTACCTGAATGTTTTCCAGAGTCTCCATGACCTTCTTGTCGAGATGTATGATGCAGGTTACAACATTGGAATGACCAAGAGTGAAATACCATCAGCGGAGGGACTCTACACCATTATAGCAGAATTTGGTAATAAAGGTAGCTGGGCACAGGGACTGCTCAATACATATTTTCAGGATAACTATGCTAACCTTACTGCAAATAACCAGCTTGTAGATCTTGCCCAGTATACCAAGTGGTTCAATGAATTACCAAAAACACTCCAGGATGAACTGGTGGCCCAATGGGGAAGTGGACTTGGAAATGTAATGGTCTATAACAATCAATATATTGTAATTCCTGGAATTGTATGTGGAAATGTATTCATTACTGTCCAGCCTAGCAGAGGATGGGAAGAATTGGTTTCAGCCGAAGATTATCACAGTGCAACTCTCCCACCTCATCAGGAGTATGTTTCATTTTACAAATGGTTGGATGAGGTGTTCCAAGCAGATGCTGTGATAAATTTCGGGACTCATGGAACCTTAGAATGGTTACCGGGCAGGCAAATTGGACTGCAAGCTGATGATTGGACTTTCCAGTTGTCCACAATACCCAGCATATATCCTTTCATAACTTCAGATCCTGGGGAAGGTATGGTGGCTAAAGATAGGGCATTTGCTCTGGTAATAAGTCACATGACTCCAGCTACTGTGGCTTCAGAATTGTACGGTGATTATGTGAAAATGCAGAATTATATCACTGCTTACATGAATGCACTTAAAGTAAATGCAACGGATTTAGCTGAACAGTATGAAGCCAAAATTAAAGACGTGGCTGTCAACAGTTTAGGATTGAATGCTCCTGCGGAAAATCAAACTTTTAATGAATGGGTAAATAGTCTTGATGGGTATTTAGAACAACTTCAAGATGATATTATCACTTTAGGTTTACACACTTTAGGTCAAGCCCTCCAGGGTGATGATTTAATTCAGGAAACAATTACCATAGCTTCATCTCGAACTCAGATATTGAACAATATTAAACTGTTACTTTACCCGTCTTTAAGTATTGACTACTTTAGCATGCTTACTGACATCAATTACAGGGAGAATGTATCATCTATTAAAGGTAACCTGACCTATTATATCACAAAATTGGTTAATGGAACATCATTGGATGATCTGGCTAAGGAAATAGGAATTAACAATGAGACTAGCCTCTATGCTAATCTCAATTTCTGTGTGAAAACAATTTCACAATTATCCACAAACACCGAGCTAGAGGCGATTATGACAGCTTTAAGTGGTGGTTATATTGTACCCGGTCTGGCAGGCGATCCATCATGGACTGACTGTTTACCCACAGGTACAAGTATGTTTTCTACTGATTCAACTAAAATGCCGAGTGAAGCTGCCTGGGAATCTGCTAAAAAGATAGTCAATAAACAACTGGTTCAATACTACCAGGAACATGGCACCTTCCCGGACACAGTTACTCTTATTATGTGGGGTACTGAATTACTCCGTACTGAGGGTATTGGTATGGCTCAGTTCTTATATTTCTTAGGAGTTAAACCTAACTGGGAGGCTGATGGTACTGTAACTGGAGTTCAATTAATTAATTTATCTGATTTAACCATAACACTGGACAATGGTACTGTTATCAACAGGCCACGTATAGATGTTCTGGCATTAGCAGTTACCAGCAATGTGGACTGGATAAAACTTATGAATGATGCGGTTTATCTGGTTAATGCCACCAATGAAAGTGCTGATGTTAACTTTGTTAAGAAGCATTATGCTGAAGTTCCATCTTTAAATCGTGTATTTGGTTTACCCGGCAATGTTCTTGAAGGAACTGGAATGTCAGATTTCCTTCCAAATACATCCAAATGGGATTCCCTCAGTGATTTATCTGAAAAAGCAGCAAATATAGTATTTTCCAGAATTTCTTATGCCTGGACAGCCAATGGTAATAAGGTATCTGTAACTCAGGATCTAACCACATTCAAATATTTGCTGAAAAATACCGATATAATAACTCAAAATATTGACAGTACGTGGAGATTACTGGACTCCAGTGATTATTATGATTGGTTGGGTTCTGCAGTTTTCCTCTCTCAGTCTTTGGGAGCTAACCCTGACGTGATGATCCCGGATATCCGTAACATGAACCAAATCACCATCAGAAGCTTATCTGAAGAGTTAAATTTTGAAACTAATTCCATGTTGTTGAACCCTAAATATTACAACGCTCTCCTGAATGAAGGTCCAAGTGGATGGCTGGAATACGCATCTAAAATAGAAAATTTATTTGCATTTAATGCAATTGCCAAAGACACCAATGGTAATAATTTAATCAGTGATGCCACTATGAATCTCTTAGCTAATTCTTTATTAAGTTCGGCATTTAATGTAAATGCAGATTATAAGGCTTTTGCTTTCCAGAGTATGGCTGGATGGCTTATTACTGCATACATTGATGGCATGTGGAATGCAGACCCTAATACCATTAAAAATCTTATGAACGCATATATACCTGCTGTTATTAACTATGGAGTTGTCTGCTGCCATCACACCTGTGCCAACATAGACTTTAACAATAAATTGATTCAGGGTTCATCTTTAAGTACAGATCAACTTCAGCAATATGCCGATATATTAAAAGCCGCTACTGGTATGACCTTAACTGTAGGCTCAAAATCTTCCCAGTCAACTGATTCAGCATCTTCCAGTCAAAGTGGTTCTGCATCTTCCAGTAGCACTTCTAGTGGGGCTTCTTCTGGTCAGTCTACAGCTGGTGATCAACCTAGCACATCATCTGACACTGGATCAGAGAGTTCATCTGATTCTACAGGTGCAGATGGATCTTCCAAGTCTTATGAGGTGTCCGAGAAGAGTTCTTCATCTGCTCCTCAGTCCAGCACGCCAATAGTGGCTATAGTGGGAGTAATTCTTCTGGTGGGGCTGGTTGGTTTCGGATACTTTGGGGGTGATATAATGCAATTCTTCAAAAAATAA